A stretch of the Takifugu flavidus isolate HTHZ2018 chromosome 1, ASM371156v2, whole genome shotgun sequence genome encodes the following:
- the rab20 gene encoding ras-related protein Rab-20: MPEVSKMKKPDVKVVLLGDMNVGKTSLLHRYMERKFKETVSTVGGAFYMKQWGPYNISIWDTAGREQFHGLGSMYCRGAAAVIFIYDVTNWQSLAELEERFLSLTDTANDDCIYAVVGNKADLTDPKAQQLQDSDAASGTRAEGTLESTEPQVFSACPTPPASPASLSGLMLHKQVSPEDAKAFYERILRYKGLDEKSSLPADKMCFETSAKTGYNVDALFEALFNLVLPFILRKRNEIQISPTVDLEECRGGGNKRSRSSCC; this comes from the exons ATGCCCGAGGTGTCGAAGATGAAGAAACCCGACGTCAAGGTGGTCCTGCTGGGAGACATGAACGTGGGGAAGACATCGCTGCTCCACAGGTACATGGAGAGGAAATTCAAGGAAACCGTCAGCACCGTTGGAGGGGCCTTTTACATGAAGCAGTGGGGCCCTTACAACATCTCCATATGGGACACAGCAG GGCGAGAGCAGTTCCACGGACTGGGCTCCATGTACTGTCGAGGCGCGGCCGCCGTCATCTTCATCTATGACGTCACCAACTGGCAGAGTCTAGCCGAGCTGGAGGAGcgtttcctctctctcaccGACACCGCCAACGACGACTGCATTTACGCCGTTGTGGGCAACAAAGCTGATCTCACAGATCCCAaagcccagcagctgcaggattcagacGCGGCATCTGGGACCCGAGCCGAGGGGACTCTGGAGAGCACCGAGCCACAGGTCTTCTCTGCATGCCCAACCCCCCCTGCATCCCCCGCCTCTCTTTCTGGCTTGATGCTGCACAAGCAGGTTTCCCCTGAAGACGCGAAGGCTTTTTATGAGCGAATATTACGCTACAAGGGCCTGGATGAGAAGAGCAGCCTGCCCGCAGACAAGATGTGCTTCGAGACGAGTGCCAAGACGGGCTACAACGTGGATGCTTTGTTTGAAGCCTTGTTCAACCTGGTGCTGCCCTTCATCCTGAGGAAGAGAAACGAGATCCAGATTTCTCCAACGGTGGACCTGGAGGAGTGCAGGGGGGGCGGGAACAAGAGGAGCAGATCGTCCTGCTGCTAG